The sequence below is a genomic window from Halarchaeum grantii.
TCGGGCTGTCGTTGAACCACCACGCCGGCCCGATGCTGACGGTCGGGTAGGCGCGCGCGACGACGGTGGCGCTCGCGTAATGCGTCGGGTCGAGGACGTAGAGCACCGTCTCCGTCTCGCCGTCGAAGCGGTCGAAGAAGTAGTCGAGGTCGTCGACGACGTTCACGTCGGGCGTGGAGACGTCACCGCCCGCGTTGATGCCGACGTCCTCGTAGAGCGCCTCGCGGTAGTCCCGGACCGCACCAATGTGGAGTTGGGTCACCCAGTCCTTCTCGCTGTTCAGCTCGCCGACGAACTCGAGCAGGAAGGCCTTGAAGTCGCGAGCCTCGGCCTCGGTGGGCGCGTCGCCCCGGCGGGCCTTCGCGTAGACGGCGGCGGCGCGGGACTCGCTCACGGGCTTCGAGACGGGCGTCGTCCCGGTGCCGACGTCGCAGGCGAGACAGCCGTGCTCGGCGAAGTGGTCGTGGGTCTCGCGGAGGCCCTCGAGGAAGCCCGCGAACGTCGAAACGTCCGCGTCGGTCGCGTCGTCGAGGTCGGCGACGAACTCGTCCCACGCGGCGTTCTCCACCTTCATCGCGCGGTCCGGGCGCCACGTCGGGCGGACGTCGACGCCCTCGACTTCCTCGGCGGCGCGCTCGTGGTACGCGAGGTCGTCGGTCGGGTCGTCGCTGCTGCAGAGCACTTCGACGTCCATGTCGCGCAGGACCTGCTGGGGGCGCATCGACTCCTCGGCGAGTTGCGCCTTCGTCTCGTCCCAGATCTCGTCGGCGGTGTCGGCGTTCAGCGGTTTCTCGATGCCGAAGCGCCGCTTCAGGTCGAGGTGGACCCAGTCGTAGGTCGGGTTCCCCGCGAAGTCCGGGAACACCTCCGCGAGCGCGTTCCACTTCGCGCGATTCGACGCGTCGCCGGTGATCTTCTCCTCCGCGACGCCGCGCTTGCGCATCAACTGCCAGACGTAGTGGTCGCTCGCGCCCTCGACCGCCCAGATGTCGTCCCACGGTTCGTTCTCGACGACCTCTTCGAGGTCGACGTGGTTGTGCGGGTCGATTATCGGGAGGTCCGCGACGGCGTCGTAGAGGTCGCGGGCCGCCTGCGAGTCGAGGAGGTAGTCCTCGTCCATGAAACCCATACCGTCGCTTGCTCGGAGACGGCGGATAAATCTACTGAACGCGGGGGCGAGGATGCGGTGGCTCGCGCTATTCGAGGAGGCCGCGGATGTAGCCGATGGCGAAGAGTCGTCCCATGTCGGTGTAGCCCGACTGGGCCTCCGAACGGTCCTCCTCGTCGAGCATCCGGGGGACGTGGTCGGGGCGGATGGGGCCGTCGAAGCCGACGTCGAGGTAGGCGTCCATCGCCGCGCGCATGTCCGTCTGCCCCTCGTCGTGCCACGTCTCGTTGAACGCCTCGGCGTGCCCCTCGACGTCGCGGAAGTGGACGAAGTGGATCTTCTCGCCGAGCGCGCGGATGGTCTCGGGGACGTCCGCGCCCATCGCCGAGAAGTTCCCCTGACAGAACGTCACGCCGTGGTTCGGGCTCTCGTGCATCTCGAGGATGCGCTCGTAGTTCTCGACGGAGTTGACGATGCGCGGGACGCCACGGAGTTCCGCGACCGGCGGGTCGTCGGGGTGGAGCGCCATCTTCACGCCTGCGTCCTCGGCGACCGGGACGACTTCGTCGAGGAAGTACTGGAGGTTCTCCCAGAGTTCGTCCTCGGTGATGCCGGCTGCGGGGTGGTCGTCGGCCTTCTCCAGGAGCGCGTGGTCGTACGCGGTCGTGAGCGAGTCGCCGCGCACGGGGAGCGAGTCGGAGGTGCGGACCACGCCGACCGGGTTCTCCGTCCACACCCAGCAGTAGACCGGGATGTCGAGTCGGCCCATGTTCCGGATGAGCGTCTTCACCGTCTCGATCTCCTCGTCGCGGCCCTCGAGGCCGAGCACCGTCTTCTCCATCGGCGGGCGGTCCTCGACGACGTCGAGCGAGAGGCCGTGGTCGGCGAAGCGCTCGCGGGCGGCGAGCAGCGACTCGTACGTCCACCACTCCTCCTCGCCCCAGAACCGGACGACGGCCGTGTCGAGGCCGAGCTGCTTGGCGATCGTCCACCGCCGGTCCGGGCGCGGCGGGAGCATGGTAGTCGGGTCCATGCGAAACGGGTTGTGGAGGAGCCGTATTATAGCCTTCTCCTCGTTCGTCGCGGGTGTCGCACGGACCGAAAGACCGTTCCGTATCGAGTGCCCCCCGTACGACAAGAACCATGACAGACGTCACACGGTACCAGACGCGAGTCGAGGACGGAACGTTCGCCGTCGAAACCGACGACGGGTGGCTCGAAGTGGGTGCGGTCGCGGACATCGTCGACCTCTTCGGCGGCGAGGAGTACGTCATCGAGTACACGGACCAGCAGGCCGCCGTCGCGTGGCTCGACACGGACGACGACAACACCATCACCGTCGACGTCCGCGAGACGCTCGAAACGATGAGCTACACGGACGACTTCGTCTCGAACCTCGCGTCGACGCCGGTCGACGAGGAGACGACGGAGGGGTATCCGAAGCGGACCGCGCTCTACGTCTCGCTGATGCGCGAGATACTCGACTCGAAGGGGAACCCCGAGGAGTGAGTTATTCGGTCGCGACCGTCACGTAGCCGTCGAAGTTGAGGATGACGCGCTGGGCAAAGTCGCCGAAGATGGCTTTGCCCGTGGGCGAGCGGTTCTGGCCGACGATGAACGCGTGGTCGCAGTCGTTGTCCGCGCCCGCCTGTACGACGGCGCGTGCGCGCTCGTCTTCCTCGACGACGTCGACGAGGACGTCCCACTCGAGGTCGAAGTCGCCGTCGATGACCTCGCGCGCGATGTCGTTGGCGTCCTGCTCTGCGCCCTCCAGAATCGTGCCCTCGCCGTAGCTGACGTTCTCGACGTCGCCGATGGACTCGAGGGTGTCGAGGTCGTGCTCGTACTCCGATTCGTCGAGCAGCATCAGCAGGAGGAGGTTCGCGTCCGTACCGCTGGCGTTCTCAGCGGCCTCCCGGAGGAGGTCGCGGTGTGCGTCCGTGTCGTCGACGACGACGAGTGCGTGTTCCATCTCACCATCTACCGGGTCCCTTCACAACATAAAACCACCGGCGTCGCGCGGCCGGCCGCCGACGCGTGCGGGCGTCTCAGCGGGTACGCGGCCGCGAGTAGCCACTGCCTCGCAAACGGGTGTTCGGCGCCGGCGACTAAAGTGGTGGGGGAATTTCTAGTCGGTGTCCTCAAGGCGCTCCTTCAGTGCGTGGTAGGCGGGCTTGGGGTCGTTGCTCGCGTCGAAGAGCAGGGGGTCCTCGGTGACGTGCGGGAACCACTCGGGAATCCACGAGTCGCTGTCCCGAACGCCCCAAACGACGAGCGTGTCGACGCCTTCGGCGAGGCAGACGTCGAGGACGTCGCGGTAGTCCTCGGCCTGCCGCTCGCGGTGGTTCTCGGGGGCGTCCGCTTCGGGGTAGGCGACGTCCATCTCGGTGACGTGGACGTCGAGGCCGAGGTCGCTGAAGCGCCGGACGTTCTCGGCGACCGACTCGGGGTCGGGGACGCCATCGAGGGCGTGCATCTGGAGGCCGACGCCGTCGACGGGGACGCCGCGGTCGAGCATGCCTTCGAGTAGCTCGTAGATCGCGTCGGACTTCTCGTTGACGGCGTCCGCACCGTAGTCGTTGTAGAAGAGGTCGGCGTCGGGTGCGACGTCGTTCGCCCAGCGGAAGGCGTCGTCGAGGTAGCGTTCGCCGAGCGCGTCGTACCAGACGGAGTCGCGCATCGTGCCGTCGTCGGCGACGGCCTCGTTCACGACGTCCCACGCCTCAACCGTCCCGCGATAGCGGCCGGCGACGGTGTGGACGTGGTCGCGGAGGAAGGCGGCGAGCTGGTCGTCGGTGTAGTCCCACTCCTGGAACCAGTCGGGGAGTTGGTTGTGCCAGACGAGCGTGTGCCCGCGGAGCGCCATGTCGTGTGCCTCGGCGAAGTTCGCGACGGCGTCGGCGTCCGTGAAGTCGTAGACGCCGGGTTCGGGACGCATCGGCCCCATCTTCATCGCGTTCTCGGCGGTGACGGTGTTGAAGCCGCGTCTGAGGGAGGTCCAGTAGCCGGCGTCGGTTCGCAGGGGGTCGGCGGCGACCGCCGCGCCGAGTCGGAAGTCGGCCGCGTCGGCGGCGTCGCGGAGCGTCGTGTCTTCGGGCATCGGCACGGACGTACGGAGCGCGCGGCCTTAGGTACTCGCGTTCCACCCGTCGATATCCGCGAACCCATCGATACACAAACAATAATTTAGTTATAATGAACACGATGTCAGCCGAGAGTCTCGTCGGTGTGGTGTCCCCGTCCGGACGACATTACAGGAGTATTCGTGTAAACGGCGCCGTGGGTGCGTCTATCCCTCACGAACGACAGCCCACGAACAGCGAACGGGCGTGCGATGCCCGCACTACCGTCCGAAAACACGACTCGTATGTTCATTCATTAAGAACAATCGGGCAGCGATGCGGACGCCGGAGACACCGACCGCATCGTCCAGTTTTATGCCCGCCGGCGACCACGAACGGGTATGGAGACGGCGACAGCGTTCGACAGGTTCAGGGACGGCTACGAGGAGCGCGACTGGGACGACGGCGCCGACGGCACGGTCCGCATCGCGCTCGTCGGCCTCGGCTGGTTCGCGCGCGACGAAGCGCTCCCGGCGATCGCCGACTGCGACTACGCCGACGTCACGGCCACCATCAGCGGGTCCGCCGAGAAGGCCCGCACCGTCGCCGACGAGGCCGGCGCCGACACCGCGCTCACCTACGAGCGGTTCCACGACGGCGAGGGGAGCGACGCCTACGACGCCGTCTACGTCGCGACGCCAAACGCCCGCCACCTCGAGTACGTCGAGACGGCCGCCGAACTGGGCAAGGACGTCATCTGCGAGAAACCCATGGAGGCCACCGTCGAGCGCGCCGAAGCCATGGTCGACGCCTGTGAGGCGGCCGGCGTCACCCTCATGGTCGCCTACCGGATGCAGGCCGACCCCGTGATGCGACGCGTCCGCGAACTCGTCGCCGACGGCTTCGTCGGCGATGTCGCGCAGGCGGGCGGGACGTTCGCGTTCCCGATGTTCGCAAACGAGGACGCCGACCCCGACCAGTGGCGACTCGACCCCGACCTCGCCGGCGGCGGCTCCCTCTACGACATCGGCGTCTATCCGCTCAACACGCTGCGCTTCGTCCTCGACGCCGACCCGACGAGCGTGCAGGGCTCGCTCACCAGCCCCGACGAGCGCTTCGACGGCCCCGTCATCGACGAGCACGCCGCCTTCCTCCTCGAGTTCGACGGCGGCGTGCAAGCGCTCTGCCGGTCGAGCTACGGCTCACACGGCGAAAGCAGCCTCCGAATCGACGGGAACGAGGGCGCGATCACCGTCGAGAACGCCTTCAGCCCCCGTGGCGAGCGGACCGTCGTCCTCGAACGCGACGGCCGACGGAGCCGCCACGAGGGCCTCGGATCGAACGAACTCACCGAGCAGTTCGACTACTTCGCGTACTGCCGTCTCACCGGCCGGACACCCACCGCCGACGGCGAGCACGGGCTCGTGGACATGCAGGCGCTCGACGGTATCCAGACGGCCGCAGCCGGTGGCCGCCGGGTCGACCTCGACTGACGGCACGACACTCATCGAGGCGATGGAGTTATGCATCGACGCCTCGCAGGATTAGCGAAATGGTACGATGGTCATGGGACGCCTTCTGGGACACGGTAGAGAACTTCACGCCGCTCTGGTTCGCGCTCGCGGTCACGGACGCCCTCATAGGCCTCGGCCTCGTCTACATCCTCCTCTCACAGCCCTTCGATACGTCGGATCCGAGCGTCGTCGTCGCGACCGTCGACCTCGCAATCGTCGCCGTCACGCTCGTCCCGCTCTGCTACGTCCTCTACCGGATCCGCCAGCTGAAGCGAGAAGAGTACTGAGTCAGTCCGCCGTCGTCGCGCCCTCGCCGCCCTCGGTCGTC
It includes:
- the uxaC gene encoding glucuronate isomerase translates to MGFMDEDYLLDSQAARDLYDAVADLPIIDPHNHVDLEEVVENEPWDDIWAVEGASDHYVWQLMRKRGVAEEKITGDASNRAKWNALAEVFPDFAGNPTYDWVHLDLKRRFGIEKPLNADTADEIWDETKAQLAEESMRPQQVLRDMDVEVLCSSDDPTDDLAYHERAAEEVEGVDVRPTWRPDRAMKVENAAWDEFVADLDDATDADVSTFAGFLEGLRETHDHFAEHGCLACDVGTGTTPVSKPVSESRAAAVYAKARRGDAPTEAEARDFKAFLLEFVGELNSEKDWVTQLHIGAVRDYREALYEDVGINAGGDVSTPDVNVVDDLDYFFDRFDGETETVLYVLDPTHYASATVVARAYPTVSIGPAWWFNDSPMGMANQLERVANVDLLANHAGMVSDSRKLVSYGSRFEMFRRTLASTVGEMVEQGRIPKANAERLVRHVAYRRPKELYGL
- a CDS encoding mannonate dehydratase, giving the protein MDPTTMLPPRPDRRWTIAKQLGLDTAVVRFWGEEEWWTYESLLAARERFADHGLSLDVVEDRPPMEKTVLGLEGRDEEIETVKTLIRNMGRLDIPVYCWVWTENPVGVVRTSDSLPVRGDSLTTAYDHALLEKADDHPAAGITEDELWENLQYFLDEVVPVAEDAGVKMALHPDDPPVAELRGVPRIVNSVENYERILEMHESPNHGVTFCQGNFSAMGADVPETIRALGEKIHFVHFRDVEGHAEAFNETWHDEGQTDMRAAMDAYLDVGFDGPIRPDHVPRMLDEEDRSEAQSGYTDMGRLFAIGYIRGLLE
- a CDS encoding universal stress protein, with the protein product MEHALVVVDDTDAHRDLLREAAENASGTDANLLLLMLLDESEYEHDLDTLESIGDVENVSYGEGTILEGAEQDANDIAREVIDGDFDLEWDVLVDVVEEDERARAVVQAGADNDCDHAFIVGQNRSPTGKAIFGDFAQRVILNFDGYVTVATE
- a CDS encoding endo-1,4-beta-xylanase, coding for MPEDTTLRDAADAADFRLGAAVAADPLRTDAGYWTSLRRGFNTVTAENAMKMGPMRPEPGVYDFTDADAVANFAEAHDMALRGHTLVWHNQLPDWFQEWDYTDDQLAAFLRDHVHTVAGRYRGTVEAWDVVNEAVADDGTMRDSVWYDALGERYLDDAFRWANDVAPDADLFYNDYGADAVNEKSDAIYELLEGMLDRGVPVDGVGLQMHALDGVPDPESVAENVRRFSDLGLDVHVTEMDVAYPEADAPENHRERQAEDYRDVLDVCLAEGVDTLVVWGVRDSDSWIPEWFPHVTEDPLLFDASNDPKPAYHALKERLEDTD
- the gfo6 gene encoding D-xylose 1-dehydrogenase Gfo6, whose protein sequence is METATAFDRFRDGYEERDWDDGADGTVRIALVGLGWFARDEALPAIADCDYADVTATISGSAEKARTVADEAGADTALTYERFHDGEGSDAYDAVYVATPNARHLEYVETAAELGKDVICEKPMEATVERAEAMVDACEAAGVTLMVAYRMQADPVMRRVRELVADGFVGDVAQAGGTFAFPMFANEDADPDQWRLDPDLAGGGSLYDIGVYPLNTLRFVLDADPTSVQGSLTSPDERFDGPVIDEHAAFLLEFDGGVQALCRSSYGSHGESSLRIDGNEGAITVENAFSPRGERTVVLERDGRRSRHEGLGSNELTEQFDYFAYCRLTGRTPTADGEHGLVDMQALDGIQTAAAGGRRVDLD